A single region of the Lotus japonicus ecotype B-129 chromosome 4, LjGifu_v1.2 genome encodes:
- the LOC130712856 gene encoding uncharacterized protein LOC130712856, with the protein MVAKNPRKSPKKRKELPVADSLWISRSIATRYSDIHTIPKVMDLITQYNFRADAKMSRLSEDDILRFRREQQALKKKQSPAKSLTEPEGSHSETEKNPAPKRRKKNQSSEKAAEKATIQTPLEKFTTKGANQYGSSSAPPPSWKNELKEFEDMTSEEITSLWDSRINFNSLVETNLVFEADKEKMRKVGLQEACQAVMTKSLEIAAISKMIEIESSHFDGLSNAKKLEDREKENEKLKSTMKLLEKSNKANEKKAADLALELEKLKKTVEEGEALLKAKEEETQKLKEEANSLASEKQILNKTVDDLTAETASLKASILSQLEAGFNKAKEQILFLNPDVPIKTEGAFAF; encoded by the exons ATGGTTGCCAAAAATCCTCGTAAATCACCTAAGAAACGTAAAGAACTTCCAGTTGCTGACTCCCTATGGATCTCACGATCAATTGCTACTAGATACAGCGACATCCACACTATTCCCAAAGTGATGGATTTGATAACCCAATATAATTTTAGAGCTGACG CGAAGATGTCTCGCCTTTCTGAAGACGATATTCTCCGCTTCCGCCGCGAGCAACAGGCGTTGAAGAAAAAGCAATCTCCTGCCAAGTCTCTAACCGAACCTGAAGGGAGTCACTCTGAGACGGAGAAGAATCCCGCCCcaaaaagaaggaagaaaaaccAAAGTTCGGAAAAGGCTGCTGAGAAAGCCACCATTCAAACTCCGCTGGAAAAATTCACAACCAAAGGGGCGAACCAATATGGTTCCTCAAGCGCTCCACCTCCCTCGTGGAAGAACGAACTGAAAGAATTCGAGGACATGACTTCAGAAGAAATTACTTCCTTATGGGATTCCCGCATCAACTTCAACTCTCTTGTGGAGACCAACCTTGTATTTGAAGCTGATAAGGAAAAGATGAGGAAAGTTGGGCTTCAAGAAGCCTGCCAGGCCGTCATGACTAAAAGTTTGGAAATTGCTGCCATTTCCAAGATGATAGAAATTGAGTCCAGCCACTTTGATGGGCTTTCTAACGCTAAGAAGCTGGAAgatagagaaaaagaaaatgaaaagctgAAGTCCACAATGAAGTTGTTGGAAAAATCTAACAAAGCCAACGAGAAGAAAGCCGCTGACCTGGCTTTAGaacttgaaaaattgaaaaagactGTGGAAGAAGGTGAAGCCTTACTGAAGgcgaaggaagaagaaacacaaAAATTGAAGGAAGAGGCGAACTCCTTGGCCTCggaaaaacaaattttgaacAAGACTGTTGATGATCTTACTGCCGAAACGGCATCTTTGAAAGCCTCCATTCTTTCCCAACTTGAGGCTGGTTTTAACAAAGCTAAGGAGCAAATCTTGTTCCTAAATCCTGACGTGCCTATCAAGACTGAAGGC GCCTTTGCATTTTGa
- the LOC130711610 gene encoding protein NRT1/ PTR FAMILY 6.3-like yields the protein MGTLPQTQEQTIQDAWDYKGRPAERSKTGGWTSAAMILGIEGCERLTTLGIAVNLVTYLTGTMHLGNASSANVVTNFMGTSFMLCLFGGFLADTFIGRYLTAAIFATVQATGVTILTISTIIPSLHPPRCTVGTSKSCEPASTTQLMLLYLALYTIALGTGGVKSSVSGFGSDQFDETDEGEKKQMVKFFNWFFFFISLGSLAAVTILVYIQDHLGRDWGYGICATTILVFLVVFLAGTRRYRFKKLAGSPLTQIAVVYVAAWRKRRLELPSDPSLLFNVDDMEDETLRKKKQMLPHSKQFRFLDKAAIKDPKTDGEIRGERKWYLSTLTDVEEVKLIQRMLPIWATTIMFWTVYAQMTTFSVAQATTLDRHIGKSFKIPAASLTLFFVGSILLTVPVYDRIIVPITKRLLKNPQGLTPLQRIGVGLVFSIFAMVAAALTEIKRLHVAHAHGLVGQPDLVLPMSVFWLVPQFFFVGSGEAFTYIGQLDFFLRECPKGMKTMSTGLFLSTLSLGFFFSSMLVTLVHKMTGHRQGWLADNLNQGKLDDFYWLLAVLSGVNLVVFLFCAKWYVYKDKRLAQEGIELEDQDTAGHA from the exons ATGGGCACTCTCCCTCAGACACAGGAGCAAACCATCCAAGATGCTTGGGACTATAAGGGTCGTCCAGCAGAGAGGTCCAAAACTGGTGGTTGGACTTCAGCCGCCATGATCTTAG GAATAGAAGGATGCGAAAGGTTAACAACACTCGGCATCGCCGTCAATTTGGTCACATACCTCACCGGTACCATGCATTTGGGCAATGCTTCCTCTGCCAATGTTGTCACCAACTTCATGGGAACCTCTTTCATGCTCTGTCTCTTCGGTGGCTTTCTAGCTGACACTTTTATCGGAAG ATACCTCACTGCAGCCATTTTTGCAACTGTTCAAGCAACG GGTGTTACAATCTTAACGATATCAACCATAATCCCGAGCCTGCATCCTCCTCGATGCACAGTGGGCACGTCAAAATCTTGCGAGCCTGCAAGCACCACGCAGCTAATGCTTCTCTATTTAGCTCTCTATACAATAGCTCTTGGCACCGGTGGTGTGAAATCGAGTGTCTCAGGATTTGGTTCAGACCAGTTCGATGAAACAGACGAAGGGGAGAAGAAACAGATGGTGAAGTTCTTCaactggttcttcttcttcataagCTTAGGGTCTCTTGCTGCGGTGACGATTCTGGTATACATTCAGGATCATTTAGGCAGGGATTGGGGTTATGGGATATGCGCCACGACGATTCTGGTGTTCCTTGTGGTGTTCTTGGCGGGGACGAGGAGGTACCGGTTCAAGAAACTGGCGGGGAGCCCGCTGACTCAGATTGCGGTGGTGTATGTGGCGGCTTGGAGGAAGCGGCGGTTGGAACTGCCGTCTGATCCGTCGTTGCTGTTCAACGTTGATGACATGGAGGATGAGACGCtcaggaagaagaagcagatgTTGCCGCATAGCAAGCAGTTCAG ATTCTTGGACAAAGCAGCAATAAAGGATCCAAAAACAGACGGCGAAATCAGAGGGGAGAGGAAGTGGTATCTATCAACCTTAACAGATGTGGAAGAAGTGAAACTGATCCAAAGAATGCTTCCCATATGGgccaccaccatcatgttctgGACAGTATACGCCCAAATGACAACCTTCTCCGTCGCACAAGCCACCACCCTCGACCGCCACATTGGAAAATCATTCAAGATCCCAGCGGCATCCCTAACCTTATTCTTCGTCGGAAGCATCCTCCTAACTGTTCCCGTCTACGACCGCATCATCGTCCCCATCACGAAAAGACTCCTCAAGAACCCCCAAGGGCTGACCCCGTTGCAGCGCATCGGGGTCGGATTAGTTTTCTCAATCTTCGCCATGGTGGCAGCAGCATTGACCGAAATCAAGCGCCTACACGTGGCGCATGCGCATGGTTTGGTGGGACAGCCAGACTTAGTGCTTCCTATGAGCGTGTTCTGGCTGGTCCCACAATTCTTCTTTGTGGGGTCAGGAGAGGCGTTCACTTACATAGGACAGTTGGACTTCTTCCTAAGGGAATGTCCCAAAGGGATGAAAACCATGAGCACTGGTTTGTTTCTAAGCACACTCTCGTTGGGGTTTTTCTTTAGTTCCATGTTGGTGACACTGGTGCACAAGATGACGGGGCACCGCCAGGGTTGGCTTGCGGATAACCTTAATCAAGGGAAGCTTGATGATTTCTATTGGCTCTTGGCGGTTCTGAGTGGTGTGAATTTGgtggtgtttttgttttgtgCTAAGTGGTATGTGTACAAGGACAAAAGGCTTGCTCAGGAGGGCATAGAGTTGGAGGATCAAGACACTGCTGGCCATGcatag